The following coding sequences lie in one Capsicum annuum cultivar UCD-10X-F1 chromosome 5, UCD10Xv1.1, whole genome shotgun sequence genomic window:
- the LOC107870224 gene encoding pectinesterase, producing the protein MGAKKIAIASIASILLVACVVAAAITFTSKRNEDNSSTNNNNADSKISTAIKSVHSICQQTDYKETCEKSLANANNTSNPKDLIKVAFSATINELSDAIKKSSSLINEAAKDPRTKDALNTCEGVLNVAVEDMKRSFEGMEVLDVTKLVKGHAEDLKTWLSGAITYQETCLDAFENTTGETGKKMRELLKTSGELMSNSLAMVSNFDKVVKDLNIKIPGVNRRLLSVHERMLHQINTHGKPNAIVALDGSGQYKSINEALRAVPQKNTQKFVIFIKAGVYKEYVEVPRKKNNIVFIGEGPTKTKITGNKNYADGTGTFQTATVAINGDNFIAKDIGIENTAGSIKHQAVALRVSGDMAIFHNCQFDGYQDTLYVHSYRQFYRDCTITGTIDFIFGDAAAVFQNCKMIVRKPMANQACMVTAQGRKDRRGVGAIVMQNCEVLATQEFKATQPPIKAYLGRPWKEFSRTIIMQSFIDGFIDPQGWSVWAGNFALDTLYYAEYQNRGAGASRFNRVNWRGYQKNISPQVAAGFAPGVFMMGDEWIKLSNVPYDSRLR; encoded by the exons atGGGGGCTAAGAAGATTGCAATTGCTAGCATTGCTTCAATTCTTTTAGTAGCTTGTGTGGTTGCTGCAGCCATCACATTTACCAGCAAGAGGAATGAAGATAATTCATCCACTAACAATAATAATGCTGATTCCAAAATTTCAACTGCTATAAAGTCTGTTCATTCTATTTGTCAACAAACTGATTACAAAGAAACTTGTGAAAAAAGTCTTGCCAATGCCAACAACACTAGTAATCCAAAAGACCTAATTAAGGTGGCGTTTAGCGCCACGATTAACGAACTCTCAGACGCGATAAAGAAGTCCTCTTCATTGATCAACGAGGCCGCGAAGGACCCCAGAACAAAAGATGCATTGAACACCTGTGAAGGCGTCCTCAATGTCGCGGTTGAGGACATGAAAAGATCGTTCGAAGGAATGGAGGTGTTGGATGTGACTAAGTTAGTCAAGGGTCACGCGGAGGACCTCAAGACATGGCTCAGCGGGGCCATCACGTATCAAGAAACGTGTCTAGACGCTTTTGAGAACACGACCGGCGAGACCGGGAAGAAAATGAGGGAACTTTTGAAAACGTCAGGGGAACTAATGAGTAATAGTTTAGCTATGGTTTCGAATTTTGACAAGGTTGTTAAGGACCTCAACATAAAGATACCTGGCGTAAATCGACGATTATTAAGTGTTCATGAAAGGATGCTACATCAAATTAATACTCATGGGAAGCCCAATGCAATTGTTGCACTTGATGGTAGTGGACAATATAAGTCTATCAATGAAGCCCTTAGAGCTGTGCcacaaaaaaatacacaaaagttTGTTATATTCATTAAGGCTGGTGTATACAAAGAGTATGTTGAAGTCCCAAGAAAAAAgaacaatattgtttttattggTGAAGGCCCAACAAAGACCAAAATTACTGGTAACAAGAATTATGCTGATGGTACTGGCACTTTTCAAACGGCCACAGTTG CAATCAATGGAGACAACTTCATAGCTAAAGACATTGGAATAGAGAACACAGCAGGCTCAATAAAGCACCAAGCCGTAGCCCTTCGTGTCTCAGGCGATATGGCAATTTTCCACAACTGTCAATTCGATGGCTATCAAGACACTTTATACGTCCACTCCTATCGCCAATTCTATCGAGATTGCACCATAACCGGAACCATAGACTTCATCTTTGGTGACGCTGCAGCCGTGTTCCAAAATTGCAAGATGATCGTTAGAAAACCAATGGCTAACCAAGCCTGCATGGTTACGGCCCAAGGCCGTAAAGATAGACGTGGTGTAGGTGCCATTGTCATGCAAAATTGTGAAGTTTTGGCAACACAAGAATTTAAAGCAACTCAACCACCTATTAAAGCATATTTAGGAAGACCATGGAAAGAATTTTCAAGAACAATTATAATGCAATCATTTATTGATGGATTTATTGATCCACAAGGATGGTCAGTATGGGCAGGGAATTTTGCATTAGACACATTGTATTATGCTGAATATCAAAATAGGGGTGCTGGGGCAAGTCGTTTTAATAGGGTAAATTGGAGGGGTTATCAGAAAAATATTTCACCACAAGTTGCTGCTGGATTTGCTCCTGGAGTTTTTATGATGGGTGATGAGTGGATTAAATTGAGTAATGTTCCATATGACTCTAGGTTGAGATAA
- the LOC107870225 gene encoding probable acyl-CoA dehydrogenase IBR3 has protein sequence MANRTSDLVGRVDPAQSFNTDALLNYVSANIHGFPSNIQNFNISQFGHGQSNPTFLIEVRSGTFAKKYVLRKKPPGKLLASAHAVEREYEVLHALGTNTQVPVPKVFCLCTDSSVIGTPFYIMEYLEGRIFIDPKLPDVAPKRRRVICRAVAQALASLHSANVDAIGLGNYGKRKDYCKRQVERWAKQYLLSTGEGKSRRNPKMLELVDWLRQHIPLEDSLGGTSGLVHGDFRIDNVVFHPTEDKVIGILDWELSTLGNQMSDVAYSCLNYYGNISLEDIEEGNGFERTNFPEGIPSLPEYLADYCSAAGRPWPVDQWKFYVAFSLFRGASIYAGVHSRWIMGNASGGERARFAGEKADSLIKTAWLFIQRESVLPLHPPSETTREDHIRHFGSESQNQVTPTSGKFVPSQKVQDLRDKLIKFMEDHIYPRESKFYELAQSDMRWTIHPDEEKLKELAKKEGLWNLFIPFDSAARAKELIFGSRNDTLVENKFNRLLGAGLSNLEYGYLCEIMGRSVWAPQVFNCGAPDTGNMEVVLRYGNEEQMKEWLVPLLEGKIRSGFAMTEPQVASSDATNIECSIKRHGNSYIINGKKWWTSGAMDPRCKVLIVMGKTNLTAPLHKQQSMILVDINTPGITIKRPLTVFGFDDAPHGHAEIFFENVSVPANNILLGEGRGFEIAQGRLGPGRLHHCMRLIGAAERGMQMMVQRALERRAFGKFIAQHGSFLSDVAKCRIELEKTRLLVLDAADQLDRLGNKKARAILAMAKVAAPNMALMVLDTAMQVHGAAGLSGDTVLAHLWATARTLRIADGPDEVHLGTIAKSELRRAKL, from the exons ATGGCGAATCGGACTTCGGATCTTGTCGGACGGGTCGACCCGGCTCAAAGCTTCAACACTGATGCTCTCCTTAATTATGTATCTGCTAATATTCATGGCTTCCCTTCAAATATccaaaatttcaatatttctcag TTCGGGCATGGCCAATCAAATCCTACTTTTCTCATTGAGGTTCGTTCAGGAACCTTTGCAAAGAAATACGTGTTGAGAAAGAAACCCCCTGGAAAGTTGCTGGCATCTGCTCATGCTGTTGAGAGAGAGTATGAG GTTCTGCATGCACTAGGTACTAATACTCAGGTTCCAGTTCCCAAAGTATTTTGCTTGTGTACCGATTCAAGTGTGATTGGGACTCCGTTTTACATTATGGAGTATCTGGAAGGACGTATATTTATAGACCCAAAACTACCG GATGTAGCGCCTAAGAGAAGGAGGGTTATATGTCGTGCAGTTGCTCAAGCGTTGGCCTCTCTTCATTCTGCCAATGTTGATGCAATTGGTTTAGGTAACTATGGGAAGCGGAAAGACTACTGTAAGAGACAG GTGGAGAGGTGGGCCAAACAATATCTTCTATCTACTGGCGAGGGCAAGTCCAGGCGAAATCCTAAAATGTTAGAGCTGGTTGATTGGTTGCGACAACATATTCCCCTTGAAGATTCCTTAGGGGGAACATCTGGTTTAGTACATGGTGACTTTCGGATTGACAATGTTGTGTTTCATCCCACCGAG GACAAAGTCATAGGAATTCTTGATTGGGAGCTGTCGACTTTGGGTAATCAGATGTCTGATGTTGCATACAGCTGCTTG AATTACTATGGGAATATTTCATTAGAAGATATCGAAGAGGGTAATGGCTTTGAGCGCACCAATTTCCCAGAAGGAATACCTTCTCTACCAGAATATCTTGCAGATTACTGCTCAGCTGCT GGAAGACCTTGGCCGGTTGATCAATGGAAGTTTTACGTTGCCTTTTCTTTATTTCGTGGGGCCTCAATATATGCTGGTGTACACAGCAGATGGATCATG GGTAATGCTTCTGGAGGTGAACGTGCCCGGTTTGCCGGGGAAAAGGCTGATTCTCTCATCAAAACTGCATGGTTATTCATTCAAAGAGAATCCGTTCTCCCACTTCACCCACCATCTG AGACAACTAGAGAGGATCATATCAGGCATTTTGGAAGTGAAAGCCAAAATCAAGTAACGCCTACGAGTGGGAAATTTGTGCCTAGTCAGAAGGTTCAAGATCTGAGAGACAAATTGATAAAGTTCATGGAGGACCACATATATCCAAGGGAAAGTAAATTTTACGAGCTTGCACAGTCTGACATGCGCTGGACAATTCATCCAGACGAGGAGAAGTTAAAGGAGCTGGCAAAAAAAGAAGGCCTTTGGAACCTGTTTATACCG TTTGACAGTGCTGCACGGGCAAAAGAACTGATCTTTGGCAGCAGAAATGATACATTAGTTGAGAATAAATTCAACCGTTTATTAGGAGCTGGTCTTTCGAACCTTGAATATGGATATCTTTGTGAAATTATGGGCCGTTCTGTATGGGCACCGCAGGTTTTCAACTGTGGGGCACCTGATACAGGAAATATGGAG GTAGTACTTCGGTACGGGAACGAGGAACAGATGAAGGAATGGCTTGTTCCCTTGCTTGAAGGGAAGATTCGGTCTGGCTTTGCAATGACAGAGCCACAAGTTGCTTCCTCAGATGCCACCAATATAGAATGTTCCATCAAAAG GCACGGAAACTCTTATATCATCAATGGGAAGAAGTGGTGGACCAGTGGAGCTATGGACCCGAGGTGCAAAGTTCTCATTGTGATG GGGAAAACCAACTTAACTGCTCCACTGCATAAACAACAATCTATGATCTTGGTAGACATCAATACTCCAGGTATTACGATAAAGAGGCCGCTGACAGTATTTGGCTTTGATGATGCACCTCATGGACATGCGGAAATATTTTTCGAGAATGTATCCGTCCCTGCGAACAATATTCTACTCGGTGAGGGGCGTGGTTTTGAGATTGCCCAG GGTAGGCTAGGCCCTGGAAGGCTGCATCATTGCATGAGGCTAATAGGTGCAGCTGAACGTGGCATGCAGATGATGGTTCAAAGGGCTCTTGAAAGACGAGCTTTTGGAAAATTTATTGCTCAACACGGTTCATTCCTTTCGGATGTTGCCAAA TGTCGAATAGAACTAGAGAAAACCAGATTACTGGTTCTGGATGCTGCCGATCAGCTTGACCGCCTTGGTAACAAAAAGGCCCGTGCTATACTCGCGATGGCAAAG GTTGCTGCACCAAACATGGCATTGATGGTGCTCGATACAGCAATGCAAGTGCACGGTGCTGCTGGTTTATCGGGTGATACTGTTCTCGCTCACCTCTGGGCTACTGCTAGGACATTGAGGATTGCCGATGGTCCTGATGAAGTACACTTGGGGACAATCGCGAAGTCAGAGTTAAGGAGAGCTAAGCTTTGA